Proteins found in one Methylobacterium sp. CB376 genomic segment:
- a CDS encoding calcium-binding protein, producing the protein MRSIAAAFVAMGRNKGGCARLVKASQGETPMATLNGTPGPDQLIGTNAADVINGLAGNDVLLGALGDDQINGGAGFDRIDGQDGNDTLDGGDDPDYVAGGPGNDVIYGRGGSDQLIGEAGDDLIYGNEGDDYAAGNPGSDTLFGGAGNDFFVGEQGNDFVFGDEGDDFVSGGEDNDIVRGGIGYDYADGDLGDDTVYGDEGNDVVFGDAGNDRLFGDTGLGGGGNDTVNGGAGDDVVFGETGDDQVFGGDGNDFIGAGAGNDYLSGGAGTDSLYGEDGNDLLFGNAGNDELVGGAGADTFAFGRGDGQDLVRDFVSGTDVIAFNNNAFANFAAVQAASRQVGSDVLISYGDGDTITLQNRQVATLTAADFTFG; encoded by the coding sequence TTGCGCAGCATAGCGGCGGCATTCGTCGCCATGGGCAGGAACAAGGGAGGGTGCGCAAGGTTGGTCAAGGCCTCACAGGGAGAAACGCCCATGGCGACGCTTAACGGCACTCCGGGACCCGACCAACTCATCGGCACGAACGCGGCCGACGTGATCAACGGGCTGGCAGGCAACGACGTCCTGCTCGGCGCACTCGGCGATGATCAGATCAACGGAGGCGCGGGCTTCGACAGGATCGACGGCCAGGACGGCAACGACACGCTCGACGGCGGAGACGATCCGGACTACGTGGCGGGCGGCCCCGGCAACGACGTCATCTACGGCCGCGGCGGCAGCGATCAGCTGATCGGCGAGGCCGGGGACGACCTGATCTACGGCAACGAGGGCGACGACTACGCGGCCGGCAATCCGGGCAGCGACACCCTGTTCGGCGGCGCCGGGAACGACTTCTTCGTCGGCGAGCAGGGCAACGACTTCGTTTTCGGCGACGAGGGGGACGATTTCGTCTCCGGGGGTGAGGACAACGACATCGTCCGCGGCGGGATCGGCTACGACTACGCCGACGGCGACCTGGGCGACGACACCGTCTACGGCGACGAGGGCAACGACGTCGTGTTCGGCGACGCGGGCAACGACCGCCTGTTCGGGGATACGGGCTTGGGCGGTGGCGGAAACGACACCGTGAACGGCGGCGCCGGCGACGACGTCGTGTTCGGCGAGACCGGCGACGATCAGGTGTTCGGCGGCGACGGCAACGACTTCATCGGTGCCGGGGCGGGCAACGATTACCTCTCGGGCGGCGCCGGCACCGATTCACTGTACGGCGAAGACGGCAACGACCTCCTGTTCGGCAATGCCGGCAACGATGAACTGGTCGGCGGCGCCGGCGCGGACACCTTCGCGTTCGGGCGCGGGGACGGGCAGGATCTGGTGCGCGACTTCGTGTCGGGCACCGACGTGATCGCCTTCAACAACAACGCCTTCGCGAACTTCGCGGCGGTGCAGGCGGCGAGCCGGCAGGTCGGATCGGACGTCCTGATCAGCTACGGCGACGGCGACACCATCACCCTGCAGAACCGGCAGGTCGCCACGCTGACGGCCGCCGACTTCACCTTCGGCTGA
- a CDS encoding helix-turn-helix domain-containing protein, translated as MAIRPDEIGNRLRAYRIGQGLSAEQVAERLGVSRAAVYRIEGGEVVKVETLERLAALLSTTLASLLGAGVEYYASSISYFERMRQLEEQCDQVVAHFPPMSYLLTSENYSAFLRKTLIEALPSYEAESCRACSEIEQIVSILDERKALRDRRRLSVINFVALPEIERWLKIGVVGRFDLPASEVVRRRRVARAEVEHLLGIIEREPMGIQIGIINEILPNMAFQLFRVSDRTLVGLSPFRLGGDLPNIKTGVAMVTEDKQPVQLYENIANEIWSRAAKGATAASLLRAALERSAI; from the coding sequence ATGGCGATCCGCCCGGATGAGATCGGCAACCGGCTGCGCGCGTACCGGATCGGGCAGGGCCTGAGCGCGGAGCAGGTCGCGGAGCGCCTCGGCGTCTCGCGGGCGGCGGTCTACCGGATCGAGGGCGGCGAGGTCGTCAAGGTCGAGACGCTCGAGCGCCTCGCCGCCCTCCTGAGCACCACTTTGGCCTCGCTGCTGGGCGCGGGCGTCGAGTACTACGCCAGCTCGATCAGCTATTTCGAGCGCATGCGTCAATTAGAAGAACAATGCGATCAAGTTGTTGCTCATTTTCCGCCCATGTCATATCTGCTGACGTCAGAAAACTACTCGGCGTTCCTGAGAAAGACTTTGATCGAGGCATTGCCCTCGTATGAGGCCGAATCGTGCAGGGCCTGCTCCGAAATCGAGCAGATCGTGTCGATCCTCGATGAGCGCAAGGCCTTGCGCGACCGCCGCCGGCTCAGCGTCATCAACTTCGTGGCGTTGCCGGAAATCGAGCGGTGGTTGAAGATCGGCGTGGTCGGCCGGTTCGACTTGCCCGCTTCCGAGGTGGTGAGGCGTCGACGGGTCGCGCGGGCCGAAGTCGAGCACCTCCTCGGCATCATCGAGCGTGAGCCGATGGGTATCCAGATCGGCATCATCAACGAGATCCTGCCGAACATGGCCTTTCAACTCTTCAGGGTGTCTGACAGGACGCTGGTCGGGCTCAGCCCATTTCGCCTGGGAGGCGACCTTCCCAACATCAAGACTGGCGTCGCCATGGTAACGGAAGATAAACAACCGGTTCAACTTTACGAGAATATCGCGAACGAGATCTGGAGTCGGGCCGCAAAGGGCGCGACGGCGGCGTCGCTCCTGAGGGCCGCGCTGGAGAGGTCGGCGATCTGA
- a CDS encoding Zn-dependent hydrolase, with protein MTALDGAERAALARRDRALAEEVFGALRVRTGDGIGITRASYGEGETAALDVVEARARALGLTTERDAGANLVVTLEGRDPDLPFLACGSHLDSVPQGGNFDGAAGVVAGLAVLAGFARDGVRPRRTLKLYGLRGEESARFGRAYMGSSALFGLLCADDLAARETETGRTLAECMRDVGVDVARVARRECLLDPGAVAAWIELHIEQGPVLAARDLPVGIVTGIRGNLRHRVVECVGEAGHSGAVPRWLRRDAVFAAAELVTHLDRHWRTLLERGLDAVVTSGMFCTDPREHAIARIPGAVHFSFEVRSESRETLEAFYDLFRAECRLVAEARRVEFRFDRRLEAAPAVMDPTWVGRLRAAARRLGLPDETIPSGAGHDAAVFANAGVPTAMIFVRNRHGSHNPAEAMDLDDFAAGVAVMRAALEEAAR; from the coding sequence GTGACGGCCCTCGACGGGGCGGAACGGGCCGCGCTCGCCCGGCGGGACCGGGCCCTGGCCGAGGAGGTGTTCGGGGCCCTGCGGGTCAGGACGGGCGACGGGATCGGCATCACCCGCGCCAGCTACGGGGAGGGCGAGACCGCCGCCCTCGACGTCGTCGAGGCCCGGGCGCGGGCTCTCGGGCTGACGACGGAGCGGGACGCGGGCGCCAACCTCGTGGTCACGCTGGAGGGGCGCGACCCCGACCTGCCCTTCCTCGCCTGCGGGTCGCACCTCGACTCGGTGCCGCAGGGCGGCAATTTCGACGGCGCGGCGGGCGTCGTCGCCGGGCTCGCCGTCCTCGCGGGCTTCGCGCGGGACGGCGTCCGCCCGCGTCGAACCCTGAAGCTCTACGGCCTGCGCGGCGAGGAGAGCGCGCGATTCGGCAGGGCCTATATGGGGTCGAGCGCCCTGTTCGGGCTCCTCTGCGCGGACGACCTCGCGGCGCGCGAGACCGAGACCGGCCGCACCCTGGCCGAGTGCATGCGCGACGTCGGCGTCGACGTCGCGCGCGTCGCGCGGCGCGAATGCCTGCTCGACCCGGGCGCCGTCGCGGCCTGGATCGAGCTTCACATCGAGCAGGGCCCGGTGCTGGCGGCGCGGGACCTGCCGGTCGGGATCGTCACCGGCATCCGCGGCAACCTGCGCCACCGCGTCGTCGAGTGCGTCGGCGAGGCCGGGCATTCCGGCGCGGTGCCGCGCTGGCTGCGCCGCGACGCGGTGTTCGCCGCCGCCGAACTGGTGACGCACCTGGATCGTCACTGGCGCACCCTGCTGGAGCGGGGCCTCGACGCCGTGGTGACGTCGGGGATGTTCTGCACCGACCCGCGGGAGCACGCGATCGCGCGCATTCCCGGTGCCGTGCACTTCAGCTTCGAGGTTCGCAGCGAGAGCCGGGAGACCCTCGAAGCCTTCTACGACCTGTTCCGGGCCGAGTGCCGCCTCGTCGCCGAGGCGCGCAGGGTCGAGTTCCGGTTCGACCGGCGGCTCGAAGCCGCCCCGGCGGTCATGGACCCGACCTGGGTCGGGCGCCTGCGCGCCGCGGCCCGGCGCCTCGGCCTGCCCGACGAGACCATCCCGAGCGGGGCCGGACACGATGCGGCGGTCTTCGCCAATGCGGGCGTCCCCACCGCGATGATCTTCGTCCGCAACCGCCACGGCTCGCACAACCCCGCCGAGGCGATGGACCTCGACGACTTCGCGGCGGGCGTCGCCGTGATGCGGGCTGCCCTGGAGGAGGCCGCCCGATGA
- a CDS encoding dihydroorotate dehydrogenase, producing MTRPARTDLSVRIGRLTLRNPVMPASGTFAEGLDRVIDVNRLGAVVTKTITRELRTGNPLPRVVERPGGLINAIGIPSKGVTHFVEKTMPHDAAYDAPLIVSISAPTPEGFARLAAELTIPGVAGIEANISCPNIEEDGRAFAMRADSTAAVTRQLRAATDLPLWVKLTPNTAEMPEVARAAQEAGADAVVVANTIPSMAIDLRTFKPCLGNIMGGLSGPAVKPIVLRHVYLCAKAVTIPVIGCGGIGTAEDAAEYMLAGAAAVQVGTATFLQPAAMTTIIDGLEAFCAQRGIPRVADLIGGVLTGEADEPDLAWMSAAP from the coding sequence GTGACCCGGCCCGCCCGCACCGACCTGTCGGTCCGCATCGGACGCCTCACGCTCCGCAACCCCGTCATGCCCGCGTCCGGCACCTTCGCCGAGGGGCTCGATCGGGTGATCGACGTCAACCGCCTCGGCGCTGTCGTCACGAAGACGATCACCCGCGAGTTGCGGACCGGGAACCCGCTGCCGCGCGTGGTGGAGCGGCCGGGCGGCCTGATCAACGCGATCGGCATCCCGTCGAAGGGCGTGACCCACTTCGTCGAGAAGACGATGCCGCACGACGCAGCCTACGACGCGCCGCTGATCGTCAGCATCTCGGCGCCGACCCCCGAGGGCTTCGCGCGCCTCGCCGCCGAGCTGACGATCCCGGGCGTCGCGGGCATCGAGGCCAACATCTCCTGCCCCAACATCGAGGAGGACGGCAGGGCATTCGCCATGCGGGCGGACTCGACGGCCGCCGTCACGCGGCAGCTGCGCGCGGCCACCGACCTGCCGCTCTGGGTCAAGCTCACGCCGAACACGGCCGAGATGCCGGAGGTCGCCCGCGCGGCGCAGGAGGCGGGTGCCGACGCGGTGGTCGTCGCCAACACGATCCCGTCGATGGCGATCGACCTCAGGACCTTCAAGCCGTGCCTCGGCAACATCATGGGCGGCCTGTCGGGCCCGGCCGTCAAGCCGATCGTGCTGCGGCACGTCTACCTCTGCGCCAAGGCGGTGACGATCCCGGTGATCGGTTGCGGCGGGATCGGCACGGCCGAGGACGCAGCCGAGTACATGCTGGCGGGGGCCGCCGCGGTTCAGGTCGGAACCGCGACCTTCCTGCAGCCGGCCGCGATGACCACGATCATCGACGGGCTCGAAGCCTTCTGCGCGCAGCGGGGGATTCCCCGCGTCGCCGACCTGATCGGCGGGGTGCTGACCGGGGAGGCCGACGAGCCCGACCTCGCCTGGATGAGTGCGGCGCCGTGA
- a CDS encoding dihydroorotate dehydrogenase electron transfer subunit: MSDLLAQAPATGAPARPASRATWKASIVAELAEVVVNRTVNAEYRHLVVRCGAEAAGAAPGQFFQLLCPHPPGEQPFLRRPMSLYGADPIRRQVEFLYKVAGAGTRGLDTLRPGDRLDILGPLGVGFTLDPGWRSIVAVGRGAGLATLAPLAQAAERRGTQVTALFSARRPELLVSVDLFREHGADVIAVTDSDSTSGPAQVERILRRLIREGRCDAFFTCGSTRLMRVQQRLAKEFGIPGQVALEQQMACGVGLCHCCVRDFEVNGEIISRRVCWDGPVFDLTEALP; the protein is encoded by the coding sequence ATGTCGGACCTCCTCGCCCAGGCGCCCGCGACCGGCGCGCCGGCCCGCCCCGCCTCCCGCGCGACCTGGAAAGCCAGCATCGTCGCCGAACTCGCCGAGGTCGTCGTCAACCGGACCGTCAACGCCGAGTACCGCCACCTCGTGGTCCGGTGCGGCGCCGAGGCCGCCGGCGCGGCGCCCGGCCAGTTCTTCCAGCTTCTGTGCCCGCACCCGCCCGGCGAGCAGCCGTTCCTGCGCCGCCCGATGAGCCTCTACGGCGCCGACCCGATCCGGCGCCAGGTCGAGTTCCTCTACAAGGTGGCCGGGGCCGGCACGCGGGGGCTCGACACGCTCAGGCCCGGGGACCGCCTCGACATCCTGGGGCCCCTCGGCGTCGGATTCACCCTCGACCCGGGCTGGCGCTCCATCGTGGCGGTCGGGCGCGGCGCGGGGTTGGCGACGCTCGCGCCCCTGGCTCAGGCGGCCGAGCGGCGCGGCACCCAGGTCACGGCGCTGTTCAGCGCCCGCAGGCCCGAACTGCTCGTCTCCGTCGACCTCTTCCGCGAGCACGGCGCCGACGTGATCGCCGTCACGGACTCGGACTCGACCAGCGGCCCGGCGCAGGTCGAGCGCATCCTGCGCCGCCTGATCCGGGAGGGGCGGTGCGACGCCTTCTTCACCTGCGGCTCGACCCGGTTGATGCGCGTGCAGCAGCGCCTGGCGAAGGAGTTCGGCATCCCGGGTCAGGTCGCGCTGGAGCAGCAGATGGCCTGCGGCGTCGGCCTCTGCCATTGCTGCGTTCGCGACTTCGAGGTCAACGGCGAGATCATCAGCCGGCGGGTGTGCTGGGACGGTCCGGTATTCGACCTGACGGAGGCGCTCCCGTGA
- a CDS encoding MFS transporter translates to MDGPADHAAAGGVGSAARKALWGSAIGYAMDGFDLMILGFALKAISADLGLSAAQGASLVTATLIGAVIGGVGFGMLSDRLGRVRVLTWTIVLFAVFTGLCALARGYWDLLIYRTVAGIGLGGEFGIGMALVAEAWPASKRARASSYVGLGWQFGVLAAALATPLLLPVIGWRGMFALGVLPAVVAYVIRHSLHEPDVFVAGTQNRPKESALRLLIKDVETAKLSLGMVILCSVQNFGYYGVMIWLPNYLSTRFGFALTQSAAWTAVTIAGMAVGILCFGHLADRIGRRPAFFIYMLGAAVMVVLYARLTDPVQLLVAGAVMGLFVNGMLGGYGALISELYPTPARATAQNVLFNIGRAVGGFGPVVVGGLAATSSFAFAIGLLAALYLLDIVALWLLIPERRGAELV, encoded by the coding sequence ATGGATGGGCCTGCGGACCACGCAGCGGCGGGCGGCGTCGGCAGCGCCGCCCGAAAGGCGCTGTGGGGGTCGGCCATCGGCTACGCGATGGACGGGTTCGATCTCATGATCCTCGGTTTCGCCCTCAAGGCGATATCCGCCGACCTGGGTCTGAGCGCGGCGCAGGGCGCCTCGCTGGTGACCGCGACGCTGATCGGCGCCGTGATCGGCGGCGTCGGCTTCGGCATGCTGTCGGACCGGCTCGGCCGCGTCCGCGTCCTGACCTGGACCATCGTGCTGTTCGCCGTCTTCACCGGCCTCTGCGCCCTGGCGCGGGGCTACTGGGACCTCCTGATCTATCGCACGGTCGCGGGGATCGGGCTCGGCGGCGAGTTCGGCATCGGCATGGCCCTCGTCGCCGAGGCGTGGCCCGCCTCCAAGCGGGCCCGGGCGTCGTCCTATGTCGGCCTGGGGTGGCAGTTCGGCGTGCTCGCGGCGGCTCTCGCCACGCCCCTCCTGCTGCCGGTGATCGGCTGGCGCGGGATGTTCGCCCTCGGCGTCCTCCCGGCGGTCGTCGCCTATGTCATCCGCCACTCGCTGCACGAGCCGGACGTCTTCGTGGCGGGCACGCAGAACAGGCCGAAGGAATCGGCGCTTCGCCTGCTGATCAAGGATGTCGAGACCGCGAAGCTCAGCCTCGGCATGGTCATCCTCTGCTCGGTTCAGAACTTCGGCTATTACGGCGTGATGATCTGGCTGCCGAATTACTTGTCGACCCGGTTCGGCTTCGCGCTGACCCAGTCGGCCGCCTGGACCGCGGTGACCATCGCCGGAATGGCGGTCGGGATCCTCTGCTTCGGCCACCTCGCCGACCGCATCGGCCGCCGCCCCGCCTTCTTCATCTACATGCTCGGCGCGGCCGTCATGGTGGTCCTGTACGCGCGCCTGACGGATCCCGTCCAGCTCCTCGTGGCGGGGGCGGTCATGGGCCTCTTCGTCAACGGCATGCTCGGCGGCTACGGCGCGCTGATCAGCGAGCTCTACCCGACCCCGGCCCGCGCCACGGCGCAGAACGTCCTGTTCAACATCGGCCGCGCCGTCGGCGGGTTCGGGCCGGTCGTCGTCGGCGGTCTCGCCGCCACCTCCAGCTTCGCATTCGCCATCGGGCTGCTGGCGGCCCTCTACCTCCTCGACATCGTTGCCCTGTGGCTGCTCATCCCCGAGCGGCGCGGCGCCGAACTCGTGTAA
- a CDS encoding sulfotransferase family 2 domain-containing protein: MRQISILHIGRTGGTALRAVVDAHKARHPSAAIEVFPHRVTLAHLRRDHPESGIVFFVREPVRRFVSGFNSRLRRGQPRYNVPWSPDEELAFTRFSDASALGEALGADDPGRRDDAAHAMRSIAHARRDLTHYLGSVEALDAARDRILLIGSQDTFDCDVAKLKVLLRIDDDIHPPQDDVAARRNPAALPRDLTPAAEHNLKIWHSNDYQIYEWCRAFREERDGRNAGTRASSDDVAAGPS, translated from the coding sequence ATGCGACAGATCTCCATCCTGCACATCGGAAGGACCGGCGGCACTGCCCTGCGGGCCGTCGTCGATGCGCACAAGGCGCGCCATCCCTCCGCCGCGATCGAGGTCTTCCCGCATCGCGTGACGCTGGCGCACCTGCGCCGCGATCACCCCGAGAGCGGGATCGTCTTCTTCGTCCGCGAGCCGGTCAGGCGCTTCGTGAGCGGGTTCAACAGCCGCCTTCGGAGAGGTCAGCCGCGCTACAACGTCCCATGGTCGCCCGACGAGGAACTGGCATTCACCCGGTTCTCCGATGCGAGTGCGCTCGGCGAAGCGCTCGGGGCCGACGATCCTGGGAGACGCGACGATGCCGCACACGCGATGCGCAGCATCGCGCATGCGCGGCGTGACCTCACCCATTATCTCGGTTCGGTCGAGGCTCTCGACGCCGCGCGCGATCGCATCCTGCTCATCGGCAGCCAGGACACCTTCGATTGCGATGTTGCCAAGTTGAAAGTTCTGCTTCGGATCGACGATGATATTCATCCGCCGCAGGACGATGTTGCGGCCCGCCGCAATCCCGCTGCTCTGCCGCGCGATCTGACGCCGGCCGCCGAGCACAATCTGAAGATTTGGCATTCCAACGACTATCAAATCTATGAATGGTGCAGGGCGTTCCGCGAAGAGCGCGACGGCAGGAATGCGGGCACCAGGGCGTCGTCCGACGACGTGGCCGCCGGTCCGTCGTAG
- a CDS encoding sulfotransferase family 2 domain-containing protein — protein MQHLTASLVKRHIGDSLFDECLKFAVVRNPTDRIVSQFKYMSVRSDLREFIGLKDRYGFEACLEAIQKRKHVQ, from the coding sequence CTGCAGCACCTCACAGCGAGTCTCGTAAAGAGGCACATAGGCGACAGTTTATTCGATGAATGCTTGAAGTTCGCTGTCGTCCGTAACCCGACGGATCGCATCGTATCACAGTTCAAATACATGTCGGTACGCTCGGATCTTCGGGAGTTCATCGGCCTGAAGGATCGTTACGGATTCGAGGCTTGTTTGGAAGCCATTCAAAAAAGGAAACATGTCCAATGA
- a CDS encoding cupin domain-containing protein, translating to MADEPHDPDHGEASPRWKHDGVRVITGDRLDPNTAQTPGMFRQAAINHARVGAQKIWAGTVAIQPDAKTGVHHHGALESVIYVVRGRARMRWGDRLEYTAEAGPGDFIYVPPYVPHQEINASPDEPLECVLVRSDNEAVVVNLPDVAPAEPPETVYWVDPIHRHP from the coding sequence CGCGCTGGAAGCACGACGGCGTCCGGGTGATCACCGGCGACCGGCTCGACCCGAACACCGCCCAGACGCCGGGGATGTTCCGGCAGGCCGCGATCAACCACGCGCGGGTCGGCGCGCAGAAGATCTGGGCCGGCACCGTGGCGATCCAGCCGGACGCCAAGACCGGGGTGCACCATCACGGCGCGCTGGAGAGCGTGATCTACGTCGTGCGCGGGCGCGCTCGCATGCGCTGGGGCGACCGCCTGGAATACACCGCCGAGGCGGGGCCGGGTGACTTCATCTACGTGCCGCCCTACGTGCCCCATCAGGAGATCAACGCCTCGCCGGACGAGCCGCTCGAATGCGTGCTGGTGCGCTCGGACAACGAGGCGGTGGTGGTCAATCTGCCCGACGTGGCGCCGGCGGAGCCGCCCGAGACGGTCTACTGGGTCGATCCGATCCATCGGCACCCGTGA